The genome window TGGGGGAAATTTGGTTCCTGGGCAAAATGCCAGCAGAGGAAAGAACCAGGTGTGTGGCCAGACAGGGAGAGGGACTGGTCTGCAGGAGGCAGCTCTCTGTGCAGACACTGCCAGGGCATTCGTGTGCCTGCTTCCCCTTTCTGCACAAAACGTCCCAGCCAGGGCACGTGCTGGGGTTTGGTGGCACCCAggagctggtgatgctgttttgGCTGATAGTTTCAGGATGATCCCACACTCAGAAGCCACGGGGCACCCACTCAGCCACAGAATACCCTCCTGGCCATGGGGCATCCCCTGACAGAGCATCCCCTCAGGTATGGGACATGCATCAGCCAGGAGGCACCCACACAGCCATGGAGCACCCACCTAGGCACGCCCTGATGATACAGGGCACACACCCAGCTGTGGGTCCCATTTTTTGTGCATGGCACTGGGGAAGTGCTGGGAGAAGGCTGTGCCAGTGGTTGCATGCAGCAGGAAGGACCCACTGTGGGGTGGGACGaggcaaaaccacagaaaagagGAAACCCTCAAGTGCCCcagcccagaagcagcagctgcccaggcaCACGCACGCTGGCACCTCGCACACCACTGCACCATCCCTTCCATGGTGAGTCTGGGCTCTGCACATGGGGAGAGGGGATGAGAATGGGGTCAGCTCCTGGTGCTCCAGAGTGTGTCCCCCCCAGAGCATCTTTAAAACAGGGGCAGCATCCCCACTGCCAGGGACCCGAAGCTGCTGTCTGTGGTGCAAGGGGCTGGCACAGCtttcccagccctccctgctcccagtgTCAGGTTTTTCTGAAGCCTAAACTTAGCTCCTGTATTTCAGCAGGACAGATGGAGGGGGGCAAGGCAGGGAGGGGATTTTTCACAGCTaaactgcaggagctggagtgGGAAAGTAAAGCCCTGCTTTCCAGGAGACTCCCAAATTTTTGGAGGaaccagcagagccctgggtggCAGTGGGGCTTGGGAAGCCAGGGTTTTAACAAAGATTACCTGGGAAATGGGAAACCACCTTCAGTGCTGAACACCGTGGGCAGCCcgtgggtgctgagccctgacCCCAGGACCAGCAccactgaggggctggagatgGCAAATGGCAGGAAAGCATCTCAGGGCTGGGGTTCCCATGCTCCTGTGGGCAGTGCCCCAACAAAGGCAGCCCCAAATggcccctgccctgcctgtggGGAACCAACCATCTGTGACACCCCAAAAAGAAGATATGAGTGTTTGGGACACCGAGGCGGTGAGTTCCCAGCCTGCTGAGCATCCCATGCCTTTGGTGGCTGGGGAGAGCATCCCGAGCTGGGGACAGAACCCCGAGACCAGAGAGAACATCCCAAGGCCAGGAGCTCCCTGCCATCACCACAGGAAGGTGCTGGGGTCCTAAGCCAGAAACTCCAGTCTGGTTCTGAGTGGGTTTTTGCACTTCCCAGTCAGCCCCTGTGACACCCCAGCTCACAGCTCACAGGACCCTCTGTACCCCCCCTTGTTAATCCTGACACATCCTCCCCAGCAAGCCCATGGTggcctttcctctctcccaggtGTGGGGTCTGCCACCCCAGAAGGTGACAGCCAGCCTGGCAGCATGCCCCGAGCACCACCCCTGCCACGGGCACTACGGAGCTGGCCCAGTGTGAAGGTCGTGGTCACTTCTGGGCTATTGGTAACCATACTCTGGAACCTGAGTTGCTTCCTCCGACCCTCTGAGGTCTCTAGCAAAGCCCCCAAGCCACTGGTGGTCCTGGTATGGGAATGGCCCTCAAAAGATGTCCCTAATATCAGCAGGGACGTTTGCCATGAGCTGTACAGCATTGCAGGCTGCTGGATCACCACTgagaagcagctcctgggccAGGCAGATGTGGTGGTGTTCCCCCAcacccagctccaggctggcaAGGACAGGATGCCCAAGGAGAGGCCACCAGGGCAGAACTGGGTGTGGGTGTCCCTGGAGTCCCCCTCCAACACTAAAGCTCTAGCGGGATGGAACCAGACCTTCAACTGGGTGATGACCTACAGGAGGGATTCAGACATCTTCATCCCCTATGGCAAGCTTGTGCCAAACCAGTCAGCCACCATGAACATCCCCACAAAGACTAACTTGGTGTCCTGGGTTATCAGCAACTACCACAGGACTCAGAAAAGAGCTGAAGTCTACAAAAACCTCTCCAGGTACCTCCATGTGAACATATAtgggaaagcaaacaaaaagccactTTGCAAGGACTGTCTCTTGCCAACTACATCCAAGTCCAAGTTCTACCTGGCCTTTGAAAACTCCATCCACCAGGACTACATCACTGAGAAGCTCTGGAGGAACTCACTCATGGCTGGCACTGTGCCAGTGGTGCTGGGACCTCCCCGGGCCAACTACGAGCAGTTTGTCCCTGCAGACTCCTTCATTCACGTTGATGACTTTGGTTCCCTGGAAGAGTTGGCCACTTTCCTGAAGACCATGAACTCCAGTCAGTACCAGCAGTTCTTTGCCTGGCAGAAGAGGTACAGTGTGAAGCTCTACGCTGACTGGAGGGAGAGGATCTGCACCATCTGCACTGCCTACCCCAGCCTGCCCCGTGGCCATCTCTATCCCAGCCTGGAGAGCTGGTTCTACACCTAGAGTGGGGCTGGTGTCCTGGGACCATAAAGAGGATACTGGGGTCAGGAAGGTGTGGGGAACCTACTGCAAACTGGGATGTGGAAGCTCCAACATCTCCACCCATCCTGGCTGTTGCTACACTGGGACCTTGAGCAACTTCACGTGATTTAATTTCTTGCAAAATTGGACTAATTCCCCCAGACCTGACAATGAGCTACCTCACCAGGGTGCTGGCAGGACGAGAGGGTGATTTGGAAATAAATgacacagtgctgcagaggcTCAGTCTGTGGTTTATGGGCTAGCAGGGGGATCAGggctccccagcatccccctgtGATTTATCCATGTCTCCTCAGCACCTTCTGAGTGGTGAAGCACCAGTGCCAGGAGCCCCTGGTGATGTTTCTgtctgggctggaggagctaAGCCCGGAGCAGCTCAATGAGGGGGGCAGAACACTGTATCAGGGACTGGGAGCACAGCCCCTGGTCAAccccttcccagcacagcagcacccaTTGCCCCACCCAGCCCCATGGGCATCACCATGTTAGAGGTTGGGTGGGACAccatacacagacacacagaatgTTAGGTGTTgaaaaggacctctggagatcatctcaTCCAACCGCCCTGCCAGacagagcaggttcacctacATCAGTCTGCACAGGATGGGGTCCAGGATTGGGttttaatgtctccagagatgggaGACTACACCAACTCTctctaggcagcctgttccagtgccctgtcaaAAAGCAGATTCCTCCAGATGCTCCTGGGAGCAATGCCCAGTGACAGAGAGGGATGTGGTGGTTTCCAGGTGTCTCCCTGCTCTCTCTTCTAgcaccctgccctgctgcaaCAGTGAGAAGAGGTGGGGGCACCTGGAGCCTCCATGCCTGGTCCCATGGGCACACCCTGTggctcctcagcctcttccaTGTGCCCTGGGCACCACCAGGCCCCTGCACACCCTGCATACACCAGGCACCCACACAGTGAGCACCCCATGGTGCTGGGCCCTAAACCGTGCTGTGGGCACCCTGCAATGGAGAGCACCCTGCTTCATGGGCACCCTGCTTCACGGACACCCTGCTCCAGGGGCTCAGGGGATGCCTAACACCTCCTGATGGGAAGCACCTATGTGGGAtcagtggcagctgctggggttggGTGACAGTACATGGGTATGGGACACTGCACCATCCATGGTTTTGTGCCCCTCAGTTTGGTGCCATCCCCCCCTGATCACAATGATTCATTTTGCCACAGGATTCCCTCACTGCAGCCTCCAAGTCACCCAACACCACTCTTGCTACCCTGCCACCCGCCCACTGAGACCCTCCCCATGTCCAGGACGTGGGGGGGCTCAGCCCTGTGGTGACAGCCGAAGCAGAGGGCACAGAACAGAGGGGGGTGATGTGTCCCCCGGGGGTTTGGCACTGCTCTGTAACCCCAGCCCCGcagctgctctcccagcccagccctcacCCCCTCTCTGGATTTCTGCGGCTTCCGATTTCTGTGGCTTCCGATTTCCGTCTGGTTTTGCCATCTGGGTCAACTGACACCAGCGCAGGAGGAGCTCCCAGAACCGGGGAGGGGGAAGGGTGGAGTCCGGTGCTCCTGCCTGGCTGGCCTTGAGCTGGAGCGGAAAATCAGTGGAAATAGGAAGAGAAGCAAACCTCGGGGAGGTGACAGCTTTCCCAGGCGTTCTGCTACCACCCCCGCTGAACAGCCAGCATCCTGCACCCCTAAAATGCcaagcagcacagggcagcagcagcgggAGGGCTTGCAGGTgatgctgctggcaggcaggggTGTCCTGGGCTCCCAGGCACCGGTAGCAAGCAAGGACACAGCAATACAGGAGgatcccccctcccctgcccatcccagggctgggagttTGGCAGCTCCAGCAAAATCCCTATCCCGGTCATCCCTGACTGCAGCATCCACTGGAGCAGCCTGTGAGGTCTCAGCCTTCACAAAAGGAACGacgaaaaacaaaaaaacagctcaAACTGTGACGAAGGTGACCCCCCCCCCCGAACAACTCTGCTTTGGAACACACAGCCCTGACAAGCTTGTGTCCCTTCAGGGCCAAGGTGCCACCACTCCTGGGGCTGTCTGGCTGCAGCCAAGAGCAAGATGTTGGGGACAGACCAGCACCATATGTGTGCACCAGGGCCAGCCCCACTCTGCCCCCACATGCAGCCAAACCCACAGCACTCAGTTCCTCCCACCATTCAGGGATGCAAGGAAAGGGTTAACTTGCTCTCAATGCCCCAAAgaactgagatattttttttattgccaagGAGAAtgtgattaagaaaaaaaaatttaactacAGCAGGCTCATAGGCACAGGGGGGGCTAGCAGCATGGACAGGGCGGTGTTGGCCCCCAGGGCTGAGGACCTACCAGGGAAAATGTTCCCTGGGCAGatgggctggggcagagggaaaacagctggagcagagaggacCTGGGGGTGCCAGGGTGATGCTGGGCACAAGAATGAAGGAGGTTGCCCCTTTCTCTGAAAAGAGCCAAGTCCTGCCAGCCAGCATGCACATGGATAGTTAAAGGTCTCCTGGGCCACCAGGAAAGGGGTGGCTGGGCCTGGGATCCCCTGGGCTCCCCCTCCCAGATCATcctggctgcccaggcaggtggTGGGCAGAGCCATGGgaaccccagccctgggcacagTGCCCCAGACCCATTTTAAGTGACAGGATGGAGGGCACCTGGGGAACTAGTCATCactacaaagattttttttcttttttaaaactacatccaaaaaccttaaaaaaaaaaaacaaaacaaaaacaaaaccaaaccacctccttccctccctcccacccacccacttACCCTAAAAAATCTAGGAAACAACTTTTTTCTGGGTCTtgcaggagagcagcttggCTGGGCTGGGTGCAAGGGGTTCTGCTCAGCACCCTGGGTACATCTGGCTTTGGTGGGATGCAgtgaggcaggagcagctgccccCCCAGAAGAGGTGGAAGGGGAACACTGCTTGGACCAGTAAGCTCACGTAactgggaagggctgggagcaAGGGCAGAGAGCAAGCGGGCACCACCCCAGAGCCAGGCTCCCAGCCTTTCCCCAGCCCCTCGTGCCCCAGAAGCCCCAAGGCAGCCCAACGAGGGCCTTAGGGTTCTTTCTTGGGGCA of Calypte anna isolate BGI_N300 chromosome 17, bCalAnn1_v1.p, whole genome shotgun sequence contains these proteins:
- the FUT7 gene encoding alpha-(1,3)-fucosyltransferase 7, whose translation is MPRAPPLPRALRSWPSVKVVVTSGLLVTILWNLSCFLRPSEVSSKAPKPLVVLVWEWPSKDVPNISRDVCHELYSIAGCWITTEKQLLGQADVVVFPHTQLQAGKDRMPKERPPGQNWVWVSLESPSNTKALAGWNQTFNWVMTYRRDSDIFIPYGKLVPNQSATMNIPTKTNLVSWVISNYHRTQKRAEVYKNLSRYLHVNIYGKANKKPLCKDCLLPTTSKSKFYLAFENSIHQDYITEKLWRNSLMAGTVPVVLGPPRANYEQFVPADSFIHVDDFGSLEELATFLKTMNSSQYQQFFAWQKRYSVKLYADWRERICTICTAYPSLPRGHLYPSLESWFYT